The Burkholderia mayonis genome window below encodes:
- the can gene encoding carbonate dehydratase, with product MNTNDHPLSHLFDNNDAWVKRKLAGDPQYFSRLADQQAPEYLWIGCSDSRVPANQIIGLPPGEVFVHRNIANVVVHTDLNCLSVIQFAVDLLKVKHIMVVGHYGCSGVNAALHNRRVGLADNWLHHVQDVREKHASLLDEWPLGEARYRRLIELNSIEQVVNVCRTTIVNDAWARGQPLTVHALVYGVQDGRMRNLGMSVSHPDELDATYRRAVGALSAKSAHSADNDVVAADAAQLAGAVDLIAQTIKETKHDGC from the coding sequence ATGAACACGAACGACCATCCGCTCTCCCATCTGTTCGACAACAACGACGCCTGGGTCAAACGCAAGCTCGCCGGCGACCCGCAATACTTCTCGCGCCTCGCCGACCAGCAGGCGCCCGAGTATCTGTGGATCGGCTGCTCCGATTCGCGCGTGCCCGCGAACCAGATCATCGGCCTGCCGCCCGGCGAAGTGTTCGTCCACCGCAACATCGCGAACGTCGTCGTGCACACCGACCTCAACTGCCTGTCGGTGATCCAGTTCGCGGTCGATCTGCTGAAGGTCAAGCACATCATGGTCGTCGGCCACTATGGCTGCTCCGGCGTGAACGCGGCGCTGCACAACCGCCGCGTCGGGCTCGCGGACAACTGGCTGCATCACGTGCAGGACGTGCGCGAGAAGCACGCGTCGCTGCTCGACGAATGGCCGCTCGGCGAAGCGCGCTACCGGCGCCTCATCGAACTGAATTCGATCGAGCAGGTCGTCAACGTGTGCCGCACGACGATCGTCAACGACGCGTGGGCGCGCGGCCAGCCGCTCACCGTGCACGCGCTCGTGTACGGCGTGCAGGACGGCCGGATGCGCAATCTCGGGATGTCCGTGTCGCATCCCGACGAACTGGATGCGACGTACCGTCGCGCGGTCGGCGCGCTCTCGGCAAAAAGCGCGCATTCGGCGGACAATGACGTCGTGGCGGCCGACGCGGCGCAGCTCGCCGGCGCGGTCGATCTCATTGCCCAAACCATCAAGGAGACGAAACATGACGGCTGTTGA
- a CDS encoding acetyl-CoA C-acetyltransferase, whose translation MTAVDQDPIVIASAARTPIAGFQGDFASLAAPQLGAAAIAAALERAGLKPEQIDEAIMGCVLPAGQGQAPARQAALGAKLPLSVGCTTVNKMCGSGMRAAMFAHDMLVAGSVDVAIAGGMESMTNAPYLLPKARAGMRMGHGQVLDHMFLDGLEDAYDKGRLMGTFADECAGEYAFTREAQDAFAIESLARAKRANEDGSFAWEIAPVTVAGKKGETIVARDEQPFKASPEKIPTLKPAFSKTGTVTAANASSISDGAAALVMMRRSTADRLGVAPLARVVGHSTFAQAPSKFTTAPVGAIRRLFDKNGWRAAEVDLYEINEAFAVVTMAAMKEHDLPHDKVNVNGGACALGHPIGASGARILVTLIGALRARAAKRGVASLCIGGGEATAMGIELI comes from the coding sequence ATGACGGCTGTTGATCAGGATCCGATCGTCATCGCTTCGGCGGCACGCACGCCGATCGCGGGCTTTCAGGGCGACTTCGCTTCGCTCGCCGCGCCGCAGCTGGGCGCGGCCGCGATCGCCGCGGCGCTCGAGCGCGCGGGCCTGAAACCGGAGCAGATCGACGAAGCAATCATGGGCTGCGTGCTGCCCGCGGGTCAGGGCCAGGCCCCCGCGCGGCAAGCGGCGCTCGGCGCGAAGCTGCCGCTTTCCGTCGGCTGCACGACGGTCAACAAGATGTGCGGCTCGGGCATGCGCGCGGCGATGTTCGCGCACGACATGCTCGTCGCGGGCTCGGTCGACGTGGCGATCGCGGGCGGCATGGAAAGCATGACGAACGCGCCGTACCTGCTGCCGAAGGCGCGCGCGGGGATGCGGATGGGCCACGGCCAGGTGCTCGACCACATGTTCCTCGACGGCCTCGAGGACGCGTACGACAAGGGCCGCCTGATGGGCACGTTCGCCGATGAATGCGCGGGCGAGTACGCGTTCACGCGCGAGGCGCAGGACGCGTTCGCGATCGAATCGCTCGCGCGCGCGAAGCGGGCGAACGAAGACGGCTCGTTCGCGTGGGAAATCGCGCCCGTGACGGTCGCCGGCAAGAAGGGCGAAACGATCGTCGCGCGCGACGAGCAGCCGTTCAAGGCAAGCCCCGAGAAGATTCCGACGCTCAAGCCCGCGTTCAGCAAGACGGGCACCGTGACCGCCGCGAATGCGTCGTCGATCTCCGACGGCGCGGCCGCGCTCGTGATGATGCGCCGCTCGACGGCCGACAGGCTGGGCGTCGCGCCGCTCGCGCGCGTCGTCGGCCATTCGACGTTCGCGCAGGCGCCGTCGAAGTTCACGACGGCGCCCGTCGGCGCGATCCGCCGCCTGTTCGACAAGAACGGCTGGCGCGCGGCCGAAGTCGATCTGTACGAGATCAACGAGGCGTTCGCGGTCGTCACGATGGCGGCGATGAAGGAGCACGACCTGCCGCACGACAAGGTGAACGTGAACGGCGGCGCGTGCGCGCTCGGCCATCCGATCGGCGCATCGGGCGCACGCATCCTCGTCACGCTGATCGGCGCGCTGCGCGCGCGCGCGGCCAAGCGCGGCGTCGCGAGCCTGTGCATCGGCGGCGGCGAGGCGACCGCGATGGGCATCGAGCTGATCTGA
- a CDS encoding SDR family oxidoreductase — MKTVLIVGASRGIGREFARQYLHDGWRVIATARDEASLASLDSIGARALALDVAQPEAVAAFDGRLGDVALDAAVVVSGVYGPRTAGVEPVSAGDFDAVMHTNVLGPMLLLPILLPLVEESRGVLAVLSSKMGSISEATGTTGWLYRASKAAVNDALRVASLQARHAACIALHPGWVRTDMGGAQAALDPQASVAGMRRVIAQAAGDREHANGRFFQYDGVELGW, encoded by the coding sequence ATGAAGACCGTATTGATCGTCGGCGCATCGCGCGGCATCGGCCGCGAGTTCGCGCGCCAATATCTGCACGACGGCTGGCGCGTGATCGCCACCGCGCGCGACGAAGCGTCGCTCGCATCGCTCGATTCGATCGGCGCGCGCGCGCTCGCGCTCGACGTCGCGCAGCCCGAAGCGGTCGCCGCGTTCGACGGGCGGCTGGGCGACGTCGCGCTCGACGCGGCCGTCGTCGTGTCGGGCGTGTACGGTCCGCGCACGGCGGGCGTCGAGCCCGTCAGCGCGGGGGACTTCGACGCGGTGATGCACACGAACGTGCTCGGCCCGATGCTGCTGCTGCCGATCCTGCTGCCGCTCGTCGAGGAGAGCCGCGGCGTCCTCGCGGTGCTGTCGAGCAAGATGGGCAGCATCAGCGAGGCGACCGGCACGACAGGCTGGCTGTATCGCGCGAGCAAGGCGGCGGTGAACGACGCGCTGCGGGTCGCGTCGCTGCAGGCGCGGCATGCGGCCTGCATCGCGCTGCATCCGGGCTGGGTGCGCACCGACATGGGCGGCGCGCAGGCCGCGCTCGATCCGCAGGCGAGCGTCGCCGGCATGCGCCGCGTGATCGCGCAGGCGGCGGGCGACCGCGAGCATGCGAACGGCCGCTTCTTCCAATACGACGGCGTCGAGCTCGGCTGGTGA
- a CDS encoding YchJ family protein, with product MQATTNISERPLDCPCGGAAPGASANARAPRYADCCGRLIDEHVPASTALELMRSRYSAYVLGATDYLRATWDPRTCPPDLNANADAGRADAPRWLGLAIRRHAPLDDTHAEVEFVARYKVGGRAHRMHETSRFTRDAQGAWRYVDGDVSDR from the coding sequence ATGCAAGCCACGACGAATATCTCCGAGCGTCCGCTCGACTGTCCGTGCGGCGGCGCCGCGCCCGGCGCGTCCGCGAATGCACGGGCGCCGCGTTACGCGGATTGCTGCGGACGCCTGATCGACGAGCATGTCCCCGCGTCGACGGCGCTCGAGCTGATGCGTTCGCGCTATAGCGCCTACGTGCTCGGCGCGACCGACTACCTGCGCGCGACCTGGGACCCGCGCACCTGCCCGCCCGACCTCAACGCAAACGCCGACGCCGGCCGCGCGGACGCGCCGCGCTGGCTCGGCCTCGCGATCAGGCGTCATGCGCCGCTCGACGATACGCACGCCGAAGTCGAATTCGTCGCGCGCTACAAAGTCGGCGGACGCGCGCACCGGATGCACGAAACGAGCCGCTTCACGCGCGACGCGCAAGGCGCGTGGCGCTATGTCGACGGCGATGTAAGCGACCGCTGA
- a CDS encoding dienelactone hydrolase family protein: protein MAFGKVMTGWIAACVLSAAQAGPLPSGIPSAPAAAPRALANAERFDYGDSGLPPVAANLNETIIRIPIDAAGTVTLEATVFKPDGPGPFPLVVFNHGKNPGDLRAQPRSRPLSFAREFVRRGYAVVAPNREGFAGSGGAYIQEGCDVERNGVAQARDVAATIGYMSKLPYVDARRVVVAGTSHGGLVSLAYGAEAARGVRGIINFSGGLRQDLCEGWQKNLVNAFDTYGSRTHVPSLWLYGDNDSVWSPALVARLRDAYTSHGASTLFVDFGRYKDDAHRIIVDRDGVPIWWPPVASFLAQLDLPTSVRYAVANPHEPKATGYAAIDAVEAVPFVDDAGRAAYRRFLAQHPSRAFAVSSEGAWSWAEGGDDPMALALEGCRKQGAGQCQLYAVDNRVVWRDAGAQTADESPSAARALASR, encoded by the coding sequence ATGGCATTTGGCAAGGTGATGACGGGATGGATCGCGGCATGCGTGCTGTCGGCCGCTCAGGCCGGTCCGCTGCCGTCCGGCATTCCGTCCGCGCCTGCCGCCGCGCCCCGCGCGCTCGCGAACGCCGAGCGCTTCGACTACGGCGATTCGGGCCTACCGCCCGTCGCCGCGAATCTCAACGAAACGATCATCCGCATCCCGATCGACGCCGCCGGCACGGTCACGCTCGAGGCGACGGTGTTCAAGCCGGACGGCCCCGGCCCGTTCCCGCTCGTCGTCTTCAACCACGGCAAGAATCCCGGCGATCTGCGCGCGCAGCCGCGCAGCCGGCCGCTGTCGTTCGCACGCGAGTTCGTGCGGCGCGGCTATGCGGTCGTCGCGCCGAACCGCGAAGGCTTCGCGGGCTCGGGCGGCGCGTACATCCAGGAAGGCTGCGACGTCGAGCGCAACGGCGTCGCGCAGGCGCGCGACGTCGCCGCGACGATCGGCTACATGTCGAAGCTGCCTTACGTCGACGCGCGGCGCGTCGTCGTCGCGGGCACGTCGCACGGCGGCCTCGTGTCGCTCGCCTACGGCGCCGAAGCCGCGCGCGGCGTGCGCGGGATCATCAACTTCTCGGGCGGGCTGCGCCAGGATCTCTGCGAAGGCTGGCAGAAGAACCTCGTCAACGCGTTCGATACGTACGGCTCGCGCACGCACGTGCCATCGCTGTGGCTGTACGGCGACAACGACTCGGTGTGGTCGCCCGCGCTCGTCGCGCGATTGCGCGACGCGTACACGTCGCACGGCGCGAGCACGCTCTTCGTCGACTTCGGCCGCTACAAGGACGACGCGCACCGGATCATCGTCGATCGCGACGGCGTGCCGATCTGGTGGCCGCCCGTCGCGTCGTTCCTCGCGCAGCTCGATCTGCCGACCTCGGTCCGCTACGCGGTCGCGAATCCGCACGAGCCGAAGGCGACCGGCTACGCGGCGATCGACGCGGTCGAAGCCGTGCCGTTCGTCGACGACGCCGGCCGCGCCGCGTATCGCCGCTTCCTCGCGCAGCATCCGAGCCGCGCGTTCGCGGTATCGAGCGAAGGCGCGTGGTCGTGGGCCGAAGGCGGCGACGATCCGATGGCGCTCGCGCTCGAAGGCTGCCGCAAGCAAGGCGCCGGACAATGCCAGCTCTATGCGGTCGACAATCGCGTCGTCTGGCGCGATGCGGGCGCGCAAACGGCAGACGAATCGCCGAGCGCCGCGCGCGCGCTCGCGAGCCGCTGA
- the bioA gene encoding adenosylmethionine--8-amino-7-oxononanoate transaminase has product MSTHATDDWVARSLRAVWHPCTQMKHHERLPLIPVARGERAWLVDRAGNRYLDAISSWWVNLFGHANPRINAALKAQLDTLEHAMLAGCTHESAIELAERLAARTRHTLGHAFFASDGASAVEIALKMSFHAWRNRGRGDKHEFVCIANGYHGETIGALGVTDVALFKDAYDPLIRAAHVVASPDARNAQPGETAADVAARALEDVKRLFAERGDRIAALIVEPLVQCAAGFAMHDPSYVRGLRALCDAHDVHLIADEIAVGCGRTGTFFACEQANVWPDFMCLSKGISGGYLPLSLVLSRDAIFDAFYDDDVARGFLHSHSYTGNPLACRAAVATLDLFDADDVLAENARKSALMRAALAPLASHPHVRHLRERGTIFAFDVALEGDAAKTFPRRFFEHALARETLLRPIGTTVYLMPPYILDDGEIEWLASRTRATLDATLTEARS; this is encoded by the coding sequence TTGAGCACACACGCAACCGACGACTGGGTCGCGCGCAGCCTGCGCGCGGTCTGGCACCCTTGCACGCAGATGAAGCACCATGAACGGCTGCCGCTCATCCCGGTCGCGCGCGGCGAACGCGCGTGGCTCGTCGATCGCGCAGGCAACCGCTATCTCGACGCGATCAGCTCGTGGTGGGTGAACCTGTTCGGCCACGCGAACCCGCGCATCAACGCGGCGCTGAAAGCGCAGCTCGACACGCTCGAGCACGCGATGCTTGCGGGCTGCACGCACGAGAGCGCGATCGAGCTCGCCGAGCGTCTCGCCGCGCGCACGCGGCACACGCTCGGCCATGCGTTCTTCGCATCGGACGGCGCGTCGGCCGTCGAGATCGCGCTGAAGATGAGCTTCCATGCGTGGCGCAATCGCGGCCGCGGCGACAAGCACGAATTCGTCTGCATCGCGAACGGTTATCACGGCGAGACGATCGGCGCGCTCGGCGTGACCGACGTCGCGCTGTTCAAGGACGCGTACGATCCTCTGATCCGCGCCGCGCACGTCGTCGCGTCGCCCGATGCGCGCAACGCGCAGCCGGGCGAAACGGCCGCGGACGTCGCCGCGCGCGCGCTCGAAGACGTGAAGCGCCTCTTCGCCGAGCGCGGCGACAGGATCGCCGCGCTGATCGTCGAGCCGCTCGTGCAGTGCGCGGCCGGCTTCGCGATGCACGATCCGTCGTACGTGCGCGGCTTGCGCGCGCTGTGCGACGCGCACGACGTGCATCTGATCGCCGACGAGATCGCGGTCGGCTGCGGGCGCACCGGCACATTCTTCGCGTGCGAGCAGGCGAACGTGTGGCCCGATTTCATGTGTCTGTCGAAGGGCATCAGCGGCGGCTATCTGCCGCTGTCGCTCGTGCTGTCGCGCGACGCGATCTTCGATGCGTTCTACGACGACGACGTCGCGCGCGGCTTCCTGCACTCGCATTCGTACACCGGCAATCCGCTCGCGTGCCGCGCGGCGGTCGCGACGCTCGACCTGTTCGACGCCGACGACGTGCTCGCCGAGAACGCGCGCAAGTCCGCGCTGATGCGCGCAGCGCTCGCGCCGCTCGCGTCGCATCCGCACGTGCGTCACCTGCGCGAGCGCGGCACGATCTTCGCGTTCGACGTCGCGCTCGAAGGCGACGCGGCAAAGACGTTCCCGCGCCGCTTCTTCGAGCACGCGCTCGCGCGCGAGACGCTGCTGCGCCCGATCGGCACGACGGTTTATCTGATGCCGCCGTACATTCTCGACGACGGCGAAATCGAATGGCTCGCTTCGCGCACGCGCGCGACGCTCGACGCAACGCTCACGGAGGCACGCTCATGA
- the bioF gene encoding 8-amino-7-oxononanoate synthase — MNLLATLERGLADLDAQGLRRRRRIADTACSAHMTVDGREIVGFASNDYLGLAAHPRLIEAFAEGARRYGSGSGGSHLLGGHSRAHAALEDELAAFSGGFSDAPRALYFSTGYMANLAALTALTGRGATIFSDELNHASLIDGARLSRADVAVYSHGDMHALEARLAASDAQTKLIVSDTVFSMDGDVAPLARLVALAEAHGAWLVVDDAHGFGVLGPQGRGALAAYGLRSPNLVYVGTLGKAAGVAGAFVVAHETVIEWLVQRARSYIFTTAAPPSVACAVSASLEVIASDEGDARRAHLAALIDRTRAILRATPWRPVDSHTAVQPLVIGSNEATLAAMAALDAQGLWVPAIRPPTVPAGTSRLRISLSAAHSFDDLARLEAALVTPVEAAA; from the coding sequence ATGAATCTGCTCGCCACGCTCGAACGCGGCCTCGCCGATCTCGACGCGCAAGGGCTGCGCCGCCGCCGTCGCATCGCCGACACCGCGTGCAGCGCGCACATGACGGTCGACGGCCGCGAGATCGTCGGCTTCGCCAGCAACGATTATCTCGGGCTCGCCGCCCACCCCCGGCTGATCGAAGCCTTCGCCGAAGGCGCGCGCCGCTACGGCTCGGGCAGCGGCGGCTCGCATCTGCTCGGCGGCCACTCGCGCGCGCACGCGGCGCTCGAAGACGAACTCGCCGCATTCTCGGGCGGCTTCTCCGACGCGCCGCGCGCCCTCTACTTCAGCACCGGCTACATGGCGAACCTCGCCGCGCTGACCGCGCTCACGGGCCGCGGCGCGACGATCTTCTCGGACGAACTGAACCACGCATCGCTGATCGACGGCGCGCGGCTGTCGCGCGCCGACGTAGCGGTCTATTCGCACGGCGACATGCACGCGCTCGAAGCGCGGCTCGCCGCATCCGACGCGCAAACGAAGCTGATCGTCTCCGACACCGTGTTCAGCATGGACGGCGATGTCGCGCCGCTCGCGCGCCTCGTCGCGCTCGCCGAAGCGCACGGCGCATGGCTCGTCGTCGACGACGCGCACGGCTTCGGCGTGCTCGGCCCGCAAGGGCGCGGCGCGCTCGCCGCATACGGGCTGCGCTCGCCGAACCTCGTCTACGTCGGCACGCTCGGCAAGGCGGCGGGTGTTGCGGGCGCGTTCGTCGTCGCGCACGAGACCGTGATCGAATGGCTCGTGCAGCGCGCGCGCAGCTACATCTTCACGACGGCCGCGCCGCCGTCCGTCGCGTGCGCGGTGTCCGCGAGCCTCGAGGTGATCGCGAGCGACGAAGGCGACGCGCGGCGCGCGCATCTCGCCGCGCTGATCGACCGCACGCGTGCGATCCTGCGCGCGACGCCGTGGCGGCCGGTCGATTCGCACACGGCCGTGCAGCCGCTCGTGATCGGCAGCAACGAAGCGACGCTCGCCGCGATGGCCGCGCTCGACGCGCAAGGCCTGTGGGTGCCCGCGATCCGGCCGCCGACGGTGCCGGCCGGCACGTCGCGGCTGCGGATCTCGCTGTCGGCCGCGCATTCGTTCGACGATCTCGCGCGCCTCGAAGCGGCGCTCGTCACACCGGTCGAGGCCGCCGCATGA
- the bioD gene encoding dethiobiotin synthase, translating into MSAPLSLFVTGTDTEIGKTFVSAALLHGFARAGLRAAALKPIAAGAYERDGVWRNEDADQLDAAANVALPAAIRTPFLLKAPAAPHIAAAREGVTLDIDTIVAAHRRACEAADVVVVEGVGGFRVPLTDTRDTADLAIALGLPVVLVVGVRLGCISHALLTADAIAARGLAIAGWVANRVDPAMRFADENVDTLRAWLEREHCAPLVGDVAHMRPPSPEAASDALDVNRLLNALRAAAPR; encoded by the coding sequence ATGAGCGCGCCGCTTTCGCTGTTCGTGACGGGCACCGATACCGAGATCGGCAAGACCTTCGTGTCAGCCGCGCTGCTGCACGGCTTCGCGCGCGCCGGGCTGCGCGCGGCCGCGCTGAAGCCGATCGCCGCGGGCGCATACGAGCGCGACGGCGTATGGCGCAACGAAGACGCGGACCAGCTCGACGCCGCCGCGAACGTCGCGCTGCCCGCCGCGATCCGCACGCCGTTCCTGCTGAAGGCGCCCGCCGCGCCGCACATCGCCGCCGCGCGCGAAGGCGTGACGCTCGACATCGACACGATCGTCGCCGCGCATCGCCGCGCGTGCGAAGCAGCGGATGTCGTCGTCGTCGAAGGCGTCGGCGGCTTTCGCGTGCCGCTGACCGACACGCGCGACACCGCCGATCTCGCGATCGCGCTCGGCTTGCCCGTCGTGCTCGTCGTCGGCGTGCGGCTCGGCTGCATCAGCCACGCGCTGTTGACCGCCGACGCGATCGCCGCGCGCGGCCTCGCGATCGCCGGGTGGGTCGCGAACCGCGTCGATCCGGCGATGCGCTTCGCCGACGAGAACGTCGACACGCTGCGCGCATGGCTCGAACGCGAGCACTGCGCGCCGCTCGTCGGCGACGTCGCGCACATGCGCCCGCCGTCGCCGGAGGCGGCGTCGGACGCGCTCGACGTGAACCGCTTGCTGAACGCGCTGCGCGCCGCCGCGCCGCGCTGA
- the bioB gene encoding biotin synthase BioB, with protein MTQAQTASATTETPVAAPVAPRWRVADVIALYELPFNDLLFRAQQVHREHFDANAIQLSTLLSIKTGGCEEDCGYCSQSAHHDTGLKAEKLMEVDAVLAAARAAKDNGATRFCMGAAWRNPKDRHIEPIKDMIRGVKEMGLETCVTLGMLEAHQAKALAEAGLDYYNHNLDTSPEFYGQVISTRTYQDRLDTLERVRDAGINVCCGGIIGMGESRRERAGLLTQLANMNPYPESVPINNLVAIEGTPLESAEPLDPLEFVRTIAVARITMPKAMVRLSAGREQLDDSMQALCFLAGANSMFYGDVLLTTGNPRAEADRKLLARLGMSASEATQLRA; from the coding sequence ATGACCCAAGCTCAAACCGCTTCCGCGACGACCGAAACGCCGGTGGCCGCGCCCGTCGCGCCGCGTTGGCGCGTCGCCGACGTGATCGCGCTCTACGAGCTGCCGTTCAACGATCTGCTGTTCCGTGCGCAGCAGGTGCATCGCGAGCACTTCGACGCGAACGCGATCCAGCTGTCGACGCTGCTGTCGATCAAGACGGGCGGCTGCGAAGAGGACTGCGGCTACTGCTCGCAGTCCGCGCATCACGACACCGGCCTGAAGGCGGAGAAGCTGATGGAAGTGGATGCGGTGCTCGCCGCCGCGCGCGCCGCGAAGGACAACGGCGCGACGCGCTTCTGCATGGGCGCGGCGTGGCGCAATCCGAAGGATCGGCACATCGAGCCGATCAAGGACATGATCCGCGGCGTGAAGGAGATGGGCCTCGAGACCTGCGTGACGCTCGGCATGCTCGAGGCGCATCAGGCGAAGGCGCTCGCCGAAGCGGGCCTCGACTATTACAACCACAATCTCGACACGTCGCCGGAGTTCTACGGCCAGGTCATCTCGACGCGCACCTACCAGGATCGCCTCGACACGCTCGAGCGCGTGCGCGACGCGGGCATCAACGTGTGCTGCGGCGGGATCATCGGAATGGGCGAATCGCGCCGCGAGCGCGCGGGCCTGCTCACGCAGCTCGCGAACATGAACCCGTATCCGGAATCTGTGCCGATCAACAATCTCGTCGCGATCGAAGGCACGCCGCTCGAGAGCGCGGAGCCGCTCGACCCGCTCGAGTTCGTGCGCACGATCGCGGTCGCGCGGATCACGATGCCGAAGGCGATGGTGCGGCTGTCGGCGGGCCGCGAGCAGCTCGACGATTCGATGCAGGCGCTGTGCTTCCTCGCGGGCGCGAACTCGATGTTCTACGGCGACGTGCTGTTGACGACCGGCAATCCGCGCGCGGAAGCGGACCGCAAGCTGCTCGCGCGGCTCGGGATGTCGGCGAGCGAGGCGACGCAGTTGAGGGCTTGA
- a CDS encoding copper homeostasis protein CutC — translation MPASSILLEVIATTIGDAKAAARAGADRLELVTAISEGGLTPSIGVIEAVAAAVPIPVNVIVRPHSRSFHYDASELAAIARDVRAAVAAGVNGVVFGMLDAHGDVDLDALRRIADAADGRDLTFHRAFDVARDLNAALDTLLRVPSVTSVLTSGGHPSVLDAREVVARMVRRAEGSTCTVLAGAGLTVDAVGGFVRATGVRAVHLGSGVRERGEVLAPIDERLVAKARATLDAAGRE, via the coding sequence ATGCCAGCTTCCTCGATCCTTCTCGAAGTCATCGCGACGACGATCGGCGATGCGAAAGCCGCCGCCCGCGCGGGCGCCGATCGTCTCGAACTCGTCACCGCGATCAGCGAAGGCGGATTGACGCCGAGCATCGGCGTGATCGAGGCCGTCGCGGCCGCGGTGCCGATTCCCGTCAACGTGATCGTGCGGCCGCACAGCCGCTCGTTCCATTACGACGCGAGCGAGCTCGCGGCGATCGCACGCGACGTGCGCGCGGCCGTCGCGGCGGGCGTGAACGGCGTTGTGTTCGGGATGCTCGATGCGCACGGCGACGTCGATCTCGATGCGTTGCGGCGCATCGCCGACGCGGCCGACGGGCGCGACCTCACGTTTCATCGCGCCTTCGACGTCGCGCGTGATCTGAATGCCGCGCTCGACACGCTGCTGCGCGTGCCGTCTGTCACGTCGGTGCTGACATCGGGCGGGCATCCGTCGGTGCTCGACGCACGCGAAGTCGTCGCGCGGATGGTGCGCCGCGCCGAAGGCTCGACGTGCACGGTGCTCGCGGGGGCGGGGCTTACTGTCGATGCGGTCGGCGGCTTCGTGCGCGCGACAGGTGTGCGGGCCGTGCACTTGGGCTCGGGCGTGCGCGAGCGCGGCGAGGTGCTCGCGCCGATCGACGAGCGGCTCGTCGCGAAGGCGCGTGCGACGCTCGATGCGGCGGGGCGGGAGTAG